CTGGGCCTGGATCTCCTCGACCTGCTCCTGGACCTCTTCGAGCTGGTCGCCGAACTGCTCGGCGGCCTCGACGGACTGGGCCTCCAGTTCCTCGTGGGCGTCGACGAGCATCTCGACCTGCTCGCTGACGGCGTCCAGGTACTCCTGGGTCATCTCGTCGTAGGCGTCGACGCCCTCGACCATCTCGCTTTCGACGTTGTCGAAGAGCTCGGCGTGGTTCTCGAGCAGGAAGTCGTACTGCTCGTCGACGGCGCTGCGCATCTCCTTGACGGTACCGGCGACGCCGGGGACGGTCGACTCGATGGCGTCGAGGTAGCTGTGGAAGGCGGTCTTCGAGAGCTCGACGCCGCGGCGCTGGGCCGACTCCTGGGTGTCGAGGCTGTCGATGAGCGCCTCGTTGACGTTCTGCTGGAACGCGACGCTCTGCTCGAGGGCCTTCTGGCTCTGGGTGATCGTCGCACGCTGCATCTCGAACGCTGTCGTGACGGGGGTGGTGTAGTCTACCATTGGTGTATTACTCCTGTGAGGTTCGCTTGACCGGAAGGACGACTGCTTGGACGATGTCCCCTTCTTCGATGTCGAGCGCCTCGCGCTCGGCGTCGGGGATGCTGATGCGACCGCCGCTCTGCACGCGGGTCTTGAAGGTCGCCATCTGACTCATCGCGCCGAGCTGGTTCATATCCATGCTCGGCATCCCACCGCCAGCGAACAACTGCTTCATCATCTCCTGCTGTTGTTCCAACGCTTGTTCGCTGGCCTGCTGCATCCCCCGGAACATCGGGGGCCACATCAGACTGTCGTCCTCGTCGGCCATCGTGATACCACCTACACCCTTCAACGACTTAAAACTTCCGCTGAATACCATCTGATACCATTCGTTACCATCAGTTGGTTTGAGATAGGATACTCCTGATTTCCACCGCTCGGCCGGGTGAACACCGATTTCTGTCAATCCGGGACAGAGTAAACCGGCGTTTCTGCAGGGTAGACGGCTTCTATCAGTCGAGAACGATGAACCATCACCAAGGTTTAATAGGCCGACCGCTAACGTACGGGGCAATGAGTTCTGAATCTCATCGGAACCCGCTGTTGGACACCTGGACGGAGACGTCTTCACACATGTTCAACAGCGTCGTGGCTGCAAACCGGGCGGCCTTCGCCGCGTTCGGTGTCCAGCACGATGGGGAGGACGTAGCGCCCGCCGACCGAATCGAACCGGACGAGGACCTCCCGGAGTGGCACGTCTCGCTGTCGGCGGACCACCCGGACCACCTCGGCGTGGGCGACCGCGCGGAGTTCACGAAGACCATCTCTGAGAACGACATCCAGCAGTTCGCCGCCGCGAGCGGGGACACGAACCCGCTGCACCTAGACGAGGAGTTCGCCGCGGAGACCCGCTTCCGCGGGCGCATCGCCCACGGGACGCTGGTCGGCAGCCTCATCAGCGCCGCACTGGCGCGACTGCCCGGCCTCACCATCTACCTCTCGCAGGACCTCGAGTTCCACAACCCGGTCCGCATCGGCGACCGGCTCACCGCCGAGTGCGAGATCGTCGAGGACCTCGGCGACGACCAGTACCGCCTGACGACCCGCGTCCTCAAGGAGGAGACCGTCGTCATCGACGGGGAGGCCGTCGTCCTCATCGACGACCTGCCGAACTAGCAGAACGACCGGACCGCCCGGTTGAACCGCTCGGGGCGCTCGCGTGGGGGACAGTGCCCGCAGTTCTCGAATATCTCTACCCGACCCTCGTCGAGCGACTCGCCCGCCCGTCGCGACCAGCTGGCGGGCAACAGCGGGTCCGCGCGGCCGTGGACCACCAGCGTCGGGACCCCGATCTCCGCCAGGCGGTCCGAGTAGTCCGTCCTGAACCCGTTTCGCTGGAACTCGTGGCGCTGCCAGCGCCGCATGGCCCGCACCGTCCGGTAGTCGACGACCGCGTCGACGTCCTCGACCAGTTGCTGTGGCGGTTCGGTCGCGCCCATGCTCCGGAGGCTCGCCCGGATCGCCGGTTTCGAGGCGCTCACGCCCTGCCAGAGCATGTTCCCCAGCACCGGCGTCTGGAGGACGCCCGTCGCTGCCTGGCGCCAGTAGGCGTCCGACCCGAGGCCGTAACTGCCGACGAGCACGAGGCGTTCGACCGGGCCGCCGTCGAGCGCGTGGCCCAGCGCGAGCGCACCGCCCATCGAGAGGCCCGCCAGCGCGGGTTCCGCGACGTCGACGCCCGCTAAGAACGCCGCGACCGTCTCGAGGTAGTAGTCGGTCGTGTACGCGCGGTCGGGCTTGTCGCTCTCGCCGTGGCCCGGCAGATCGGGCGCGTAGACGGTCCGGTCGGTCGCGAGCGCCGGGAGCGCGTGGCGCCAGGAGACCGTGGCGGCGTCGAGGCCGATGCCGTGGAGGAAGACCAGCGGCGGGCCCTCGCCGCCGGTTCGGTAGTGGATGTCGACCTCCTCGCCGTCGACGGTCACCGTGACCCGTTCCGACCGTATCTCGCCTGTCATTCTCCGACGCTCGGTGGCGGAGGGCAATCAGCCTTTCTCTCACGCATCCGACCGGTGAATTACCGTGTCGGTAGGCCAACGTTTCCCCCCCGCCGGGGTGTGTGTCGCTGTCTCAGTCGCGCCTCTCTCGCTCGTAGGCACCATCCCGTTCGAGGCGTGCCTTCGCCCGGACGACCGAGGGGGTCCGGCACCGCCCCGGTTCGCCGGCCACCTGCGGGACGGTGCAGTTGTTGCAGCTCGCACAGAGGGCGTCGTGGCCCTCGAGCAGCCGGGCCCCGAGTCGCGGTTCGGCGTAGAACGGCCGTGCCATCCCCACCATGTCCGCCGCGGGTGGCCGCTTGCCCGCGCCCAGGAACCGGTCGCAGTCCGCCCGCGTCCGCACGCCCCCCTCCAGCAACACCGGGACGTCGACGCGCTCGCGGACCGCACGACAGAACGGGGCGTTCCACCCCGGCTCCGGTCCGAAGCGGTGCGCCTGCCACCGGTTCAACAGCTCGACCACCCGCGCACGGACGGGCCCGCCGAACGCGGCGGCGTAGTCGTCCTGCAGGTCGCTGGCCGCCCACGCCCGGTCCGGGAACGCGCCGCGGACGATGCTCATGTCCCAGAACGTCGAGACCTCCACCGGGACCAGCGCGTCGTAGCCGATCGCCGCCAGGCGCTCGGCGACGTCGACGGCCTCGGCCCGGGAGATGTACCGGCGGACGAACGCCGGCGCGACGGTCTCTGCCGGCACCTTCGTCACCAGCGGCACGTCCCCGGCGTGGTCCCGGACGGCGTCGTGGACCGCCTCGAGGAACCGCACGCCGTCCGCGAACTCGTCGTCGCGCCG
The DNA window shown above is from Haloarcula halobia and carries:
- a CDS encoding MaoC family dehydratase translates to MFNSVVAANRAAFAAFGVQHDGEDVAPADRIEPDEDLPEWHVSLSADHPDHLGVGDRAEFTKTISENDIQQFAAASGDTNPLHLDEEFAAETRFRGRIAHGTLVGSLISAALARLPGLTIYLSQDLEFHNPVRIGDRLTAECEIVEDLGDDQYRLTTRVLKEETVVIDGEAVVLIDDLPN
- a CDS encoding AbrB/MazE/SpoVT family DNA-binding domain-containing protein, with protein sequence MADEDDSLMWPPMFRGMQQASEQALEQQQEMMKQLFAGGGMPSMDMNQLGAMSQMATFKTRVQSGGRISIPDAEREALDIEEGDIVQAVVLPVKRTSQE
- a CDS encoding NADH:flavin oxidoreductase translates to MTALTDPVSVGGLSLPNRLYRAPVLECAGNGPDAVETLVDELVPTADSGVGLVFQGASIVTDRGGCAAPNMTRVHDPAFVARLERLTDAVHDAGGTIFVQLAHGGLRSMSTWHAGYRERHPDQRQLAVSDPPWQLRALDRAGIVSLRPEVLSTTDVWDLAEQFGRVAGYAADAGYDGIHLSAANMSLVQQFLSPFYNRRDDEFADGVRFLEAVHDAVRDHAGDVPLVTKVPAETVAPAFVRRYISRAEAVDVAERLAAIGYDALVPVEVSTFWDMSIVRGAFPDRAWAASDLQDDYAAAFGGPVRARVVELLNRWQAHRFGPEPGWNAPFCRAVRERVDVPVLLEGGVRTRADCDRFLGAGKRPPAADMVGMARPFYAEPRLGARLLEGHDALCASCNNCTVPQVAGEPGRCRTPSVVRAKARLERDGAYERERRD
- a CDS encoding alpha/beta fold hydrolase, which encodes MTGEIRSERVTVTVDGEEVDIHYRTGGEGPPLVFLHGIGLDAATVSWRHALPALATDRTVYAPDLPGHGESDKPDRAYTTDYYLETVAAFLAGVDVAEPALAGLSMGGALALGHALDGGPVERLVLVGSYGLGSDAYWRQAATGVLQTPVLGNMLWQGVSASKPAIRASLRSMGATEPPQQLVEDVDAVVDYRTVRAMRRWQRHEFQRNGFRTDYSDRLAEIGVPTLVVHGRADPLLPASWSRRAGESLDEGRVEIFENCGHCPPRERPERFNRAVRSFC